A window from Malania oleifera isolate guangnan ecotype guangnan chromosome 7, ASM2987363v1, whole genome shotgun sequence encodes these proteins:
- the LOC131160066 gene encoding probable serine/threonine-protein kinase PBL25, whose product MSCFPCLFSPSPGKKKDKKDGAPHASGSNRHRKGEGNGENGNIDAQTFTFRELAAATKNFRQECLLGEGGFGRVYKGELQSNCQTVAVKQLDRNGLQGNKEFLVEVLMLSSLHHPNLVNLIGYCADGDQRLLVYEYLPCGSLEDHLLDLEPEKKSLDWYTRMKIASGAALGLEYLHVKANPPVIYRDLKSSNILLDESFNAKLSDFGLAKLGPMGDKMHVSSRVMGTYGYCAPEYARTGHLTVQSDVYSFGVVLLELITGRRAIDTTRPIDEQNLVAWAQPIFKDPRRFPEMADPLLSKNFPERGLNQAVAIAAMCLQDEAMARPLISDVVTALSFLSIVSNDVGTAAPSPSKPPPTPSLQEKPNSNHQGEGKGISTNNSHKGLGDTATTTTNIATSCHHEDEDTTDSDDQDTVSALGSFGIPRHGRDSGSNNRDGTSSDSGNEFDSVSHSNSSSSASSESGKRTYSLGCGNNQNRTAAGSSRNNSRSNYENGSTHGSDYEEDPKGGSAAEDWGMSSTSSSGGDERDSSVHDNNKKREDKSDYENSSDNSDSEEEGSSRNGHQQKSKNAHSN is encoded by the exons ATGAGTTGCTTCCCTTGTTTGTTCTCACCTTCTCCTGGTAAGAAAAAAGATAAGAAGGACGGGGCGCCCCATGCTTCTG GCTCCAACAGACACAGGAAGGGTGAAGGCAATGGAGAAAATGGAAACATAGATGCACAAACCTTCACGTTTCGCGAGTTGGCGGCTGCCACCAAGAATTTCAGGCAAGAATGTCTTTTAGGCGAAGGTGGTTTCGGAAGAGTCTACAAAGGGGAGCTTCAGAGCAATTGCCAA ACTGTGGCAGTGAAGCAGCTAGACAGAAATGGGTTGCAAGGGAACAAGGAGTTCCTGGTGGAGGTGTTGATGTTGAGCAGCCTCCACCATCCGAATTTGGTGAATCTCATTGGGTACTGCGCTGATGGGGATCAGAGGCTTTTGGTATATGAGTACCTTCCCTGTGGATCTCTCGAAGATCACCTTCTTG ACCTTGAGCCAGAAAAAAAGTCACTAGACTGGTACACCAGAATGAAAATAGCCTCAGGGGCTGCTCTGGGCCTGGAGTATTTGCACGTGAAGGCCAACCCTCCGGTGATATATAGAGACCTCAAATCCTCAAACATATTGCTGGATGAATCCTTCAATGCGAAGCTGTCCGATTTCGGACTGGCCAAGCTCGGACCGATGGGCGACAAGATGCATGTGTCGTCCAGGGTGATGGGGACCTATGGCTACTGCGCTCCCGAGTACGCCAGAACCGGTCACCTCACAGTCCAGTCTGATGTCTACAGTTTTGGCGTTGTCTTGCTCGAGCTCATAACTGGTAGAAGAGCCATCGACACTACTCGACCGATCGATGAGCAAAATCTTGTCGCATGG GCACAGCCCATATTCAAAGACCCCAGGAGGTTTCCTGAAATGGCAGATCCTCTTCTAAGCAAGAACTTCCCTGAGAGGGGTTTGAACCAAGCGGTCGCAATTGCCGCAATGTGCCTCCAAGACGAAGCAATGGCTCGTCCCTTGATAAGCGATGTCGTCACTGCTCTTAGTTTCCTTTCGATAGTTTCAAACGATGTCGGCACCGCCGCACCGTCACCCAGTAAACCTCCCCCCACGCCATCTCTTCAGGAGAAACCCAACTCAAATCATCAAGGTGAAGGCAAAGGCATCAGTACCAATAATTCTCATAAGGGTTTGGGAGACACTGCTACTACTACTACAAATATTGCAACCAGCTGCCACCATGAAGATGAGGACACCACAGATAGTGACGATCAAGACACTGTCAGTGCCCTTGGGAGTTTTGGGATTCCCCGACACGGACGAGACAGCGGTTCGAATAATCGAGACGGGACTAGTTCGGATTCCGGAAACGAGTTCGATTCCGTTTCTCACAGCAATAGTAGTAGTAGTGCAAGTAGTGAGAGTGGGAAGAGAACATACAGTTTGGGTTGTGGCAACAATCAGAATAGGACTGCTGCTGGGAGTAGTCGGAACAATTCGAGATCGAATTACGAGAATGGTAGTACTCATGGTTCGGATTATGAAGAAGATCCGAAGGGAGGGAGTGCAGCTGAAGATTGGGGAATGAGTAGTACAAGCAGTAGTGGCGGGGATGAGAGAGATAGTTCGGTTCATGATAATAATAAGAAGAGGGAGGACAAATCAGATTATGAGAACAGTAGTGATAATTCAGATTCTGAGGAAGAAGGCAGCAGCAGGAATGGCCATCAGCAGAAGAGCAAAAATGCACATTCTAATTAA